The genome window TTGATGGGTCCATGGTAGAAGGTCTAAATTACCGCCTCTGTTAATACTCTTTCTAGAACCATTTTGCTTCCATTGtgtctttttaaatttgtctgAGAAATAACGTCCCCATGATGGTATCCGTTTTTTATGTTACACTCTGTGTATGTACCTGTTTCCTTGAAGTTGATAAAAAGACACTATAAAgatatatttaataataataaattaatactaTAATAATTTGTCGATAACAAcaacgaaaaatgttaaacGAAGCCTCACTGAGATAATTCGGTCCTAATAATCAGTgggtataaaattttatacaaaaaaagccgataaataaaatcaataaataattctacaacagtaaattaaacattttaataaaatagttatttacattacaaatgcggGAGGTTTTTACACTGAAACACGACCGCGCAGCGGgaatgttttaacaaaaaccgagcgatgtaaaatggctaccgcattagtaatgtattaatctttttggaCGACGactcgttttctcaaatttgaaatttgttgtaagtaaccaataatttcgcaaaacctgtcaaagactgacatttgatCAATGAAATACCAGAAAGGTATCTATTATACCGATAACTGACATGCTTACGATTTATACCACAAGATGTCGCCATCAGACGTCACAATTTTTCACAAGagaacaattaaattatgttcattttcgATAACTGAACGGATCAATAGTAGCGGTatcttgtcttagtataaatggactttatttatgataagctaacagtttttttggaggtccctgaaagcttaaaattttcgtggtattttacacactccgtgcggtaaagtgacagatagtttgattagagtgtaaaaatcaagataccgtagctgttcaaaatgtgtaaacatgtcatttagacttgaggaggccaaaaaattataaaactacCAGAtacttattaaattaaaaatacaacaacGAGAAAATCATATTtggtttaataaattgattcaaaacaaagtcaaaatgtggaggcgagacgccggtaattatgttgattggcactgcactattacttgatagtaatatccgtaatagtgtatgtactccggcaaaattgccgtgccgccgggtggtggaggttTCAgatttcaagatcatttattaaagaaatcataatgagacgttttttgtgccggtcagtgtatttaACATAGTTATACAATataagataaaaaataaaatatatagttaaagaaaaaatgggaTGACGGttataacaataaatttgtaacTAGCATGTTGGTAAACATGTAAGGATAATACGAAAGTGTAAAAGTGTGTCGTTTGAAGTAAGCAGGGTGCGAAAGTGCGTCGACCCgaattagttaaaaaaaatacaaagaaggCCGAATTAGGGTGCCCCGAAGACAAGCTGTATAACAGCGCGTATCAACTTCCGTGCCATAAAAATGCACGGTgaagacaaataaaaaagctcCGGACCGTTTAGAGAGCTATGTAAGACGTTGAAAGTTCGACGCAAGGATTTGCCGGAGTAATTAGGCATGATGTTAAGTTGGGAAGTCGGTCGTTGTGAGAAAGGGCTGCCCGGTCCTTATACAGGGGGACCGCCCAATTAtacaaaattgttaatttatgcTAACGAATCTCGGCAAGTTTGACTCGGAACGCAAGTTCGTTAATATAGCGTTTCACGGCGGGAATTCGCACCTGCACATCCCTCCCGAATATATCACCACCGTCGGCGGAGCAAAGGCGTCGGCGTCCGcttatttttgcaatatttgCGTCGCGACACAAGCTCAAACGAGGCGTGAAGACCGCGTGATTGCCCCTCATACGTGTTcgaatttcgaaattttcatcggttCGACGTTCTAATTATCGACAACGGAACTCTCCCGGTTTTCTTATTTCCGCGTCCTCGCGCATAAATCTCGGGGGAGAGATACGGCGCGGCTATTAGGGGAATAACAAGCTAATAATCGTCGAGAACAGTCGAAAACAAAAGTGTGATTATCCGTTCCGAAACTGCTAACTAAGGTGGCGCGGGCTCCCGACTCTCGAACGCCAGATTTATGCGAAGGCGAGATTTCCTCCTCCAGATAATTCCCGGAGTCCCCCcttgtttgttattgtttCTCTAAATTTTAATTCGAATCGAACGCGGACGAGCTCCCGGATTGAATCAGACTTAATCCAATGAGCGAATGCGATTGCTTAATTGCcgaacgttaaaaaaaaattcgcacCGAGAAAAGCGAGAGCAGTTCATTCTCGGGGGGAGATTTATCTTTTAACATCGAGGACGTTAATAAATATCCTTAGAGTGAATGAACGCCAACAAACTTGCAATTACTGCAGATTCGAACTGCTTTATTTCTTCGTGCGTTATTCGAAAAGTTTCGAAGAAACTTGGCCGAGACTTACGGTCGCATAAAAATTAACGCTCCCGATAATAAAGACCAAAGTGGCTTCGACTGACTCGTTAAAGTTGCAAGAGCAGGTGGACGAGTCACAGATAAAGGACTCGAAACGTTTCGATTCATTTGTCTCGCCGTCGACCTAATTATCCTCATGTTATCCGCagaccaatttttttcccttcAATTTTCTCCAGACTCGATGCTGTGTCTTTGTCTTTCGAGGCGACCTTGCTGCGTATTTTTCCGCACTGTGGCACACAGCGTTATGCCCCAATTATGCCCCAATCTCGGTTGATTAATCCGGCCGGTACCTTTTTCaacttgtaaaattttaaacagcgCCGGTGCCAATCCGCACCCTTGTCACGCTCCCTCATCGATTCCCGAAGAATTAAAACTGTCGATTTAATTCGGTCATAcgaattatttacattttgctCCCCTATCCTCGATCAGAATGCACGTGACGTACACCAATCCGTAAGAAATCCAAgcgaaaaaatatgtattttcagACGGACTTCATGTTTCATTAATcccaattattttttcagcACATGCGAAAAACGGTCGCCCCGACGAATAAAAATCCAATATATACACACTATAAATTCGGGTAAACATTCATCACGTTTCGATGGTAAATTCCGATCAGTGATCTTATGAACGTGCGAAATATAAAAGAATGAAATCTCAGGCGGTCGACTTATACAGACCCTAAATATTGATGTAGATCGACTGTGGTTATAATATCGCCGCGAGAGGGGCCGTACAATCCGCGGTGATAACACTAACCCAATAAGAAAAGTGTTTTAGATGCAGCGAAGATCGAAATTTCGATgttggtataaaaaaatcggTTTCGATGGAAGAAGTGTGGATGTAGTCTCACGCGGGGTCACCTGCATCGTTTTTGTCCTCCGCTGCACACGTTATTTGTCGCGTTGGGAAGGTCCTACTGGTGGCTCCGATTGTACCCCAATGTTATACGACTATGCAATATCATAGACAGGGAGCATATGTATAAGAAAAAAGAATTCCATTTCAACTTTAATCTACCCGACCGATTTAAATCTCGCGCACGTACAGGAAACGGACAGCAGATGCGATTCGATATTACACTTCCAAACGCTGCGGCATTACATACACGGTTTACGCCCTCGTAAcgacgccgccgccgccgccaccgtCTCGACATCACCAACGACGCCTTCCTGTCAATCTTATTCCGATCCcattcatattttattattacttccGCTCCGCACACTTCGTGGGCGAACCGAGCGAAATTACCTGTTGGGCGAATCAACCCTGCAGAATCAGAaatttctgtaatttttttgaatcagCAAGTTCTTCTCGCTGGACGAAATGCCATCCGCAGCTACCTGTTGGGAGAGCAGCGTCGGCCGCTCCCCCCGCTGAAAATAATATATATCCGATATTAACCTTTCTTCGGCATGTCAATTGCCGTCGGAGGGGGTGTAACCTTTCTCTTTATTGCCCTTATAATTTAATCAGGAGCTTTACTGGCAAGAATGACCTTTCCGATTTCATTGTGATTTCATTATAATATCACGATGACATTATTAGAGGAGTGCCAGCACATTTCGGCGATGGGCGGCCTATCTCCATCATCGATATTTAAGTTTAAGGCATGTTTAATGCATATTCCGGGCGAAATCTCGAGTCCGGATCTTCCGGTGTCCCCGAGTCGACGCCCTCTTGTTTTTAATACCTCTTCCGGTCAGCGGTTCTGGTAACAGTTGTTAGTCACGACATCCTCGCCAACTTACCAAATGTTCAATTAATATGGTAATAAGTGGCATCGACAATCGATCGGGGGTTGGCGTCCCCGGTGGTGGTGGTGcgtcttttttcaatttttttttttcattcgttcgCGTTGTAAGAAGCGGCCGTAATGATGGTTATTTATAAAGGTGCATGGGAACTGTCAGCTGGTCACATTAGCGCTATCTCCGTCGGAGGATGGCCCCCATTTCGACGCCCCATCAAGCTCGAAATGTCTTCACTAGCTGCAGTAATATCGACGTCCGATAAGGAGCGCCATTGTGAAAATATTCCTCTCGTCTGGATTCTTTcttaatttataaatgttgTAGTAACGTCATCTCCACATCCTGAGCAAACTCCGGGGCTTAAACTCTTCGGAAAATATCCTCGAGAGGAAAGTGAGATCTTAAAACTTGTAACAACAATGGCTTATCTGTGAAAGATAGCTGCATGAATTATGCACAATCTCAACTTACACGGGAAAACTTTAGCAGATCAACGGTGGAGGTGGGAGCTGATAGCGAACTTTGCCAAATGGGACGGggatttaattattatgtatattATACAATCTCTACGGTACTGTATAACTGGGACAAAATTAAGTCATCGTTTACCAACGAACCAAGATAACCTGTCGTTATCTTCGACTaagtaaatttgttaaaaaaacttgCACCTCATACTCGGGCTGCCCCCCATTGTTTTCATTCGAAATTTAGCGACGCTGCACACATAACAAGGACCCATCTTTTATTACGAATTTATTAATAGATATCACAAGTTAATCCAAGCAAATGGTATTAagagtaaaataaattattaattttttgtgttacTGGTCCCATCCAAACTAAACCTTAATTCTTCCAAAAGCTCTAATATTTCATAATTTCTTCTATAACAGCTTCGTAGAGAAGATTGGCGGCATTTTTTCCGTGGACAAAATCATTATGGTTGAACGTTTCTAAAGGCACAAGATAACGTTTTACCACATTGGGGAGAGTTTCAACAATTCTGTCCATgttctaaaaattaaatagattAATTATGAAGCttaaaatttgtgttgaaAGGTCACTTTTATGTTGACCGTCCAGTCGTTGCTAGAATAATACAACGCGGTGGGTGTTGAAACTTGTGACAAATTATAACGAGGGGGCTCTTTTTGTCCATATCTTTTTAGGTTATACGTAACGCCTAGGTCGTACCGGTGGAAGTCTCCCGATTCCATCAACTGAGCGACATGCATCATTTGTTTCGGTGAAACTCCTGCAGGAGTATTCGAGTATATCAAAGACAGCATGGTCTAAAACGATTGATTATTAATtccattaatattttattcaactAGTAGATTTAGTTACTTTGTTAACTTCTTGAAAACTGTAACCCTGAACGATAAAGTGATGATGTAAACAAACATCGACAAACATCGAGTTTTCGTTACAAACGTACACTAAATATTTCGATTCGATACTGTCTCTTGAAAAAAGTTCTCGAGTGTTGAATAGTTCGAAGAATGTCTGCAGGaagatattttgaaaaataattgtaattcTTGTGATTGTCAATATCTTACCTCTAATAGTCTTcggaaaaatacaaaactaaAAAGTAACGGGCCTTTGGGGTGCTTCAAAAAAATCGCAGGAGCTAAATCCGTCACCAGCTTAACTTTTTTGATATATTCCGGTTTTTCCGATCCGAGCATGAAGAACGTGGTAGATCCTTGAGAGTACCCAACATAATGCAACGAATCTTTTCCGGTGGCGTTTAAAACGTAGTCAATGAAAGCGGGTACGTCGTAAAATCCAATTTCGTGTAAACTGGAAGGATTGTGATTGGTCGAAATCGACTCGTGAGGTCTATTCACCTGTAATCCCAGAATGCGGCGTCTTTGTCAGGGttcaaaattttgtgtttCCTTCCCCAGGTAGATCCGCGAGCATTTCCCAACCAAATGTCGTAGCCTCTGTCGGCCAGAAGAAAACTCAAAGCATTTCCAGGACCTAGATCTACGAAATCGGTCGCACTTTGCATGAAACCGTGCATGAACAAAACTGGGGTCCCTCTGTGGTCAGATTTTTCTCTTCCGTGAGGTATCCTGTGCAGTGTCAAAATGTAACCATCGTCTGTGACGACTTCGTGGGTTTCGATGGGATATCCATATTTGCTCACGAGTTGCACCTGAGATTTTGTcagaataaatttttcaaaaaatgattgGGTACTTACGATGTTCAAACCCGCATAAGGGTGTTTCGGTTTCGTTTGGTTGAAGATTTCGATCACAACAGTAGAGAGTACGATCACTAGCaacgaaatgtaaatatttttgctgAGCATCGTGGCGATTTGCAAAATGACTAAAGTTTTGGTTGAGATAagataaatatgaaaaacTAATCTCCTTGACCCCAAAAAGTGACCGTACGCCAAAATCTCTTTAATTGCAAACTGATGGTCGATGATCGTCATTAAAAGAATTCCGATTGGATGGTGTTGTATCATTCTACCGGTCATTGTAGTCGGATGTCCTTTCCCCAACTTTTGCGAATTAAATTGCCGACGCAGGGCCGAGGGCGATTCTTCAGATGGTGTGCACACACACGCACACATACATATATGAAAACCGCAGGTCGTGTTTACCTCTCTCTGGAGCCGCTTTTGGACAAAGCTCTCGAACTTGAGTTTGCAGCCGCTGTCGCCAGAGGGCACTGCTTCTGTGGCAACTCGTGTCATCCGCAAGCCTTGTAATATCTGACGTTGCCGTTATCGTGGATGTTGCCGGGACCTGACAGCAACACTGGTTCGTGCACCCCTCAAAGTTGGGCCCCACGGCCGGCACGTCCCGACCgtttaattagaaaataaacGGTCGCAATCGGCGAAATAAATTCGCACACAATAGAAACAGCTACAACGTTATCGGAACATACTGCTGGAAGAAAGGTGCGAATCACCTCGCCGATAAAAGCTCAACGAAAGCTCGCTTTGAATAAAACAAGCCGGAAATGGAAAAAGTAAGATAAAGAAGGACTTAAACGACTTAGGAAACCGGCCGGCGGTGCACCACCATACATATATGCATGCGGCTGAATCATATGTGACAGAAGAATTGATGTGTAATGTTTCGAGAAGAACAAGAAAACGGGAAAAAGTTATGTGACTTGTGCTTTTCTTGAGCGGAAAAATTATGAGCTTTcgacttttttgtgttatcTGCGAGGTTTCGTTGGTTTCTGCATTTTCGGTACGAAGAGTCGCATAATTCGACGCATTTCCTCGTGAAAATACCCCGAAGTGACGCTTTATAAAagggtaaataaataaacggcGCGCAGTCGTTTGTCACGTGCGGAATCATGGCCGTTTAAACAAGGTAGTGACACGTGTAAAATATGCACAAGCACACGTATCACACATGTATGAGTAATGTGTTCAATATTTACCGAAATATCACCGCCACAACCCACCCACCATTAAAATATTACTCGTCAAAATCCCCCTTTTCTCTTTCATCATGTACGATCGCTTGAAAAATGTACGAAAATCCTTCGGAAAATATCCTCCCGTGACGATTTTCACCTTGATCCGGTGGAGGAACATAAAACAAGTTGCGGGTTCTTGAGCAATGAGCCGAAGAGGCCCTCCGGACGACACTGAAACATTGCGGCGGTCAGCTGGACCTAACTGGTGGGCTTTATCATTCTGCGTCCCGTCgcccgccgccgccgccgccgccacacTGTAACGTAAATAGACCCGATTTGCCGGTGATTTGTGCCCAAATTAAGCCGACAAATTGACCGCTTGCTGGCCGACTGATAAATAAAATGCACCAGAAGCTCGATCACCGACAGACGACGGACGAACAATCAATTCTGGCTCTGGAACCAAGCACCGGACAGGGATGATTTCCGGTCGTCTGATTTTTCGAAACTGGGGGCGGTAAATGTTGAAAGTGGAAATTTGATTCGATTTAAAACGTGGACAAATCAGgacaacaaagaaaaaatctgACAAAACATATCTTGAGAAGACAGAGAAAAAatttcggtaattgttcactttaactacttctagaattttcgcgttttttctggctagacagcctcaggacgtcctcctacatcgtttcccaccagtcaaactttgtgcaaatgaaaattttccttaccctttagttatactaagacttggcgcgaccttgaaacacaacaagagagaaaaaaaaggcatttgcacaaggtttgaatggtgggacacgatctaggaggacgccctgaggctgtctagccagaaaaaacgcgaaaattccagaagtagttaaagtgaacaattaccaaaatttcTCTTGGACttgaaattgttcaaaaaaaaatgataaaagtatgaagaaaacattttgGAAAGGACCGAGTTGAGTCGTAGTTTCTTGTTTTGCAAGGTGGAGGAACTTGAACGGGTGGAAACTCTTAGGGTCTTGAATGTGATTGGAGAGTTGTTCGTTGACGGCGTAGactaaaaaatttcaatttcattttttgaaaggATCAACCTTCTGCCTCCGCACCAAGCTGTGACAATGTCTTTCGACTCCATCACCCTTTGAATCCTATCGACGCTCCTGCGAAGGAAACGTGCGGCTTGAATGGCTCGGTTTCCTTTCCCATTCGACACGATATCCAGCTAACTGTGTATACGCCTGTCGGGGCTTTTGTCCCAGAAGTTAGACTGTTCCATCGTGTAGGCTAACTTTGTTTAGGAACATTGTTATCTCGGTCAATATGTATACAACATTTCATTAATATTCCGCCGTGTCAAAGGATATCTGCGACTCTCGCTCCGACGCAACAATGTGTTTACTTCGTCCTTTGTCGTACAGAAAAACAACCGTGGATAAATGGAGGTTTGATTTAATATGTGGCCGAAAAGAAACAGTCGAGATGTTATCACGAGACGAGGATACATCACTGTCGAAGAAAAGCGGAACTCCTTATCCCGGGCACGTCTCCTAGATTAGTCAAAGTTTGCCGGACAAGCCCCAACTAAATTATAACAGCTCAAAGTATTTGGTTGCAGGCGATTGTGCGCGGAATATTTCGGAGGCTGTTTACAAAGATGACTTATGTACTCGGGAAACTCGATTTATTAACCAcggaaaatgaagaaatatttCTAATGACGGCAACTTTTTCGTATCGGATTGCACAACGCTTGCGAAATTACAGAAATACGAAGTTTTGTGTTATTACGAGTGGTTAATGCTTACGAAATTCGAGTGCGTTTGGATAATTTATTCTTGCACGGTAGACTGACGGACAGCTGTCTCGGGTCAGGGCTGCAACCAGAATcttatgaaatttatttattatgcaCAAACGGAggaaataacacatttttgaacttaaaattttgcaccattCTATGTTACCATCTGTACATGacgttttttttaagtttttaataaattacatacaggttatcaattatcataaatctttctaacatcgtagttggcgtagaaaatcacacaaattttggatgtgccgctagcctCGTAACAGACATACTAGTATCGCAGTTAGGTGGCGGTAGTTTTTACCACCGAAAATCTGTCAACTGTCATGTTGACAGTTgaatatatgtatataaagCGGCACACCTAAAATTTATCGCCCAGCCAACTACGAtgatagaaacatttataataagcGTATATTTTGTCaagctaaataaaaaaaagatttatccaacacctgttTATTACGAAGTCATAATAATGTcgattttgaatatattatgaagtctataaaacactagtggacttatgaacccataattaaactgtttttcaaaaaatgtaatacataaaattagaATTACATATATGAAATAGGAATCTCAGATGAAATCATTTGTTGAGGCTTACGttaacatttatattaaaagataaaatacatttttgggTTTTGATGATGTTTTAAGAACTGTTGCAGAAggaggtgttggataaaactaTGTATTATACTCGTGCCTTAACAGCAAATAAGGCACTCAAGAAAAATTAGCCCACTCGAGCAAGCTCTCGTGGctaaacatttctttcgtGACTTATTTGCCTTATAAGACCTTATAAGATAATATATAGCTATAATTAAAActctaattaataaaaacttctCTTTTATTTGCTTTGGTTGTGACTGTGGTTAACATTTTGCATCATTCTATACATAAggttttttcaaaagtttttcataaataatagactgatttatatttttcaaaggtaaatcaaaaattttaactaatCTCAAAGTTAATTCCTGGTAAAAATGgcttattaataaaaaaaaagtctcTTTTATATGCTTTGGTTGTGACGATGGttaacattttgcaccattcTATGGTGTTACAATCTGTACatgaagtttttttaaaagtttttcataaataaaatgacagattTATATCTAGTCAAGTCAAATCAAAAACTACGCCTCAAGTTacgtgattcaaaataaaaatgacttaaaaataaaaaaaaacttcacttttatttgttttggttATGACGGTGGTGATTACAATACGTTTGTGTGAACGATTTAATTCAGTTAAAGCCGAGTTAAGACGTGAATGCAGTTCGGTTGTGCGGCCAGTCTAGTCTTCAAGTTCGGCCGTCCGACGACGACGTCCCGGAGGTCAGTTCGGGGCGAACTCCCCCGCTTCGAATTAATCAGTTCGAACAAAAAGCCCCCTGATAAATTGCACAAGTTTCCTTCGTTAACCAACAAGTGTAAAACATGCAACATCTGGTCGCGATTTGTCGCACTCCGTTGCGGTATTGTCGTGTCCACGCCATCTGCATGGACGTGGCGGTCCAGGTCGATAAACGCGTCTTATACATCAAGACGCCGGTCTCGAAGTTATCGAAGTTCTGTGTCTGCATTAGTCAAACAAGCATATCCACTTCCGGGCCCGCCACACTAATCCTTTCGTTCGTCCTTCGGGCCCGCAACTCGTCCTGTTTAACTATTGACGACCTTCCAGAATCAGCAGTCGCCCGATCAATTATTCAAAACACCGCCAAGTTCCCGGCCCGGTTGATTAACTGAATCGGGAAATTTTCGCCGGGCGAATTGATAAGACATTTTTCTGCCGTCGCCGACTGCAGAAAAATCCCTTCGCACCAGGAAATGAGCCGACAGCAACGCCCCGACGCTCGGCGGAGACCGTCTCAATTATTGAAGACGACATCCTCCGAGTTCGCATTTATCTCGGAATTGTTAATGAGAATTATTTCCTGTTTATATTTATGCAAAGTGGcgcggaataaaaaaatacggCGTTTCTCTCGAAACGTTTCCGGTGTTGCTGTTGTTTCTTttcgtaatattttttttcgattccCCGGGGGCGGTCATAGTTTTGCCAGAAGTGATTCGTGTAGATTTAATTCGACGGTTTACGTCCGTGCTTGGGTCAATTTAACTTGCAGTTGAACTTTcctgattaaaatttcaaagttgTGTTTGCAAAACGTGGATACGTTTTTTAAATCGCCGAACTCTAGACATGGAAAAAGCTTTTTATGAATATGTATAAGAGAGATGAGCTTCGGCTTTATACACAGAGAAACAAATGGCCGAATGCTTTACAGTGCTTTTTTTAAGGCGCGGCTCTACACTGCTAAAACGCCACACCGGTCAAGAACAACACCAGAATACGTTCACAAAATCAAAAGTGTCGTTGATGGAAAATTTTcggatatttttgaaatatgaagTACATAGTTTTTTAAGCAACGAAGAAACATCCAATTTTTTCTCTCGAaaggaatattttttataacgtCTTAAGTGGATTGATATAACGCGAAgttcaattttttatatttgctaaatATTCAGTTTCGGCAatactttaaattttttaaattaattcagaTGTAAATATTGATAATCATTGTGTTAAGGTAGCGGTCAAGGGTGAGCAAACACGGCTTTAGTTTTAACAGTGTACGAAATGCTCTTTTAAAATCGGGg of Tenebrio molitor chromosome 6, icTenMoli1.1, whole genome shotgun sequence contains these proteins:
- the LOC138133467 gene encoding lipase 3-like → MLSKNIYISLLVIVLSTVVIEIFNQTKPKHPYAGLNIVQLVSKYGYPIETHEVVTDDGYILTLHRIPHGREKSDHRGTPVLFMHGFMQSATDFVDLGPGNALSFLLADRGYDIWLGNARGSTWGRKHKILNPDKDAAFWDYSLHEIGFYDVPAFIDYVLNATGKDSLHYVGYSQGSTTFFMLGSEKPEYIKKVKLVTDLAPAIFLKHPKGPLLFSFVFFRRLLETFFELFNTRELFSRDSIESKYLVYVCNENSMFVDVCLHHHFIVQGYSFQEVNKTMLSLIYSNTPAGVSPKQMMHVAQLMESGDFHRYDLGVTYNLKRYGQKEPPRYNLSQVSTPTALYYSSNDWTVNIKNMDRIVETLPNVVKRYLVPLETFNHNDFVHGKNAANLLYEAVIEEIMKY